GGGTGCGGGGGCGGGGCGGCGGCTCGGTAACCTAAGCGCGCTGACACACCCTTAGAGCGGCTTTACCTCGGCCGTTCCGGGGGTACCTCCCAGCGGTTGCCGGGAGAGCCCACCCTCCGTTTCCGTTCGTCCAAGGAGTTGCCGCCGCCGTGAGCCGCAGCCTTCGACGCGGCGCCCTCGCCGCCACCGCCGTCGTGTTCTCGATCGCCTCGCTGGCCGCATGCGGTGCGGGCAACGACGCGCAGACTCTCCAGATCAAGCCGGACAACGCCGCCGCAACCAAGGGCGACATCGAGATCCAGAACGCTCTGGTGATCACCCAGGGCGAGAAGGACAAGAAGGGCCCGGCCGTCGTCTCGGCGACCGTCTTCAACAACGGAACCAAGGCACAGACGCTTGACGGCATCACCCTTGCGGATGGCAAGGGCAAGGTCGCGCTGAAGCCGGCCGCGGGCGGCGACAAGATCACCGTGCCGGCCGGCGGCTCCGTGGTGCTCGGCGGCGCGGGCAACGCCTCCGCCGTGATCGAGAACGGCTCCGAGGCCGCCAAGAACGGCGACGTGCAGAAGGTCGTCTTCCAGCTGAGCAGCACCGGCGGCGTGGAGCTGCAGGCCTTCGTGGTCCCGGCCACCGGGATGTACGCGGGCTTCGGCCCGTCCGCCGCTCCCTCCGCCACCCCGGCGGCCACCGCGTCCGGCAGCCCGGCCGCCAGCCCGGCCGCCGGCGCCACCCCCTCCGGCAGCGCCTCGGGCGCGGCCTCCGGCGCCGCGTCGAAGTCGCCCTCGGGGGCGGCCGCTTCCCCGTCGGGCTCCGCCTCGCACGCCGCGGGCCACTGATCCGGGTCACGGCGTAGCTCCGTACGCCCACGGTCCGCACGCATACGCGAAGGGCCCCCGTCCGCACCAGCGGGCGGGGGCCCTTCGCGTCGCCGCGGCGCAGACCCCGCCCCGGACGCCTCCGGACTCCTAACGGTCCGCGGGAGCCCCGGGGGGGCCCGCTCACGGCTCGAACTTGTAGCCGAGGCCGCGGACGGTGACCAGGTAGCGCGGCGCGCCCGGGTCCGGCTCGATCTTCGCGCGCAGGCGCTTGACGTGGACGTCGAGGGTCTTGGTGTCGCCGACGTAGTCAGCGCCCCAGACCCGGTCGATCAGCTGCATACGGGTCAGCACGCGGCCCGCGTTGCGCAGCAGCATCTCCAGCAGGTCGAACTCCTTCAGCGGGAGGTCCACCTTGTCGCCGGCCACGGTGACCACGTGCCGGTCGACGTCCATCCGTACCGGGCCGGCCTCCAGGGCCGCCGGGGTCACCTCCTCGGGCTCTCCGCGACGGCGCAGGACCGCGCGGATGCGTGCGACCAGCTCGCGCGAGGAGAAGGGCTTGGTGACGTAGTCGTCCGCTCCTATCTCCAGCCCGACGACCTTGTCGATCTCGCTGTCCTTGGCGGTCACCATGATCACGGGGACGTTGGAGCGGCCGCGCAGCTGCCGGCAGACCTCGGTGCCGGGCAGACCGGGCAGCATCAGGTCGAGGAGGACGAGGTCGGCGCCGTTGCGCTCGAACTCGTCGAGACCGTCGGGGCCGGTCGCCGCGATGGCGACCTCGAACCCCTCCTTGCGGAGCATGTAGGACAGGGCGTCGCTGAAGGATTCCTCATCCTCGACGACGAGCACTCGGGTCACGGAAGGGACCTCCGGGGCAGGGATGGCTGGAGCTGTGGTGGTTCAGGCTGGGGTCGGGTGGGCGCTGGGGGCCGCAGGGGCGGGGGCGGAGGCGGCGGCCTCGGGCAGCCGCAGGGTGAAGGTGGAGCCCTGGCCCTCCGAGCTCCACACCGACACCTCGCCGCCGTGCGAGGCGGCCACGTGCTTGACGATCGCGAGGCCGAGGCCGGTTCCACCGGTGGCGCGGGAGCGGGCCGGGTCCACACGGTAGAAGCGTTCGAATATCCGCTCGCGGTCCTTCTCCGGGATGCCGATGCCCTGGTCGGTCACGGCGATCTCGATCAGGTCCCCGCCGGGAGCCGTCACCCTACGTGCGGCGATTCCGACGCGGGTGCGGGCGGGGCTGTAGTTGACGGCGTTCTCGACGAGGTTGCCGAGGGCGGCCGCGAGCTGTCCGCGGTTGCCCCATACGCGCAGGTCGGAGGTGCCGCCGACGGCCATGGTGATCTGCTTGGAGGTCGCCGCCTGGCGGCAGCGGTCGACGGCCTCGGCGACCAGCGTGTCCACGCGGACGGGCTCGGCGTCCTCCAGCGGGTCGTCGTTCTGCACCCGGGAGAGGTCGATGAGCTCCTGCACGAGGTTGATCAGCCGGGTGGACTCGATCTGCATGCGGCCGGCGAAGCGGCTGACCGCCTCGGGGTCGTCCGCGGCGTCCATGACGGCCTCGGACAGCAGGGAGATCGCCCCGACCGGGGTCTTCAGCTCGTGGGAGACGTTGGCGACGAAGTCGCGGCGTACCGCCTCGATGCGGCGGGCCTCGGTGAGGTCCTCGACCAGGAGGAGGACCAGCCGGGAGCCGAGCGGGGCGACGCGCGCGGAGACGGCGAGGGCCTCGCCCCGGCCGGTTCCGCGACGGGGCAGGTCCAGCTCGACCTGCCGTATCTCCCCGTCGCGGCGGGTCTCGCGGGCCATGTGGAGCATGGGTTCGACGGCCAGCTTGCCGCCGCGTACGAGCCCTAGGGCATAGGCGGCGGACGAGGCCTTGACGACGGCGTCGCCCTCGTCGAGGACCACGGCGGAGGAGCGGAGGACGGACAGCACGGTGTCCACGCCCGGCGGCAGTATGGCGTTGATGTCGGGCCGCATGGAGCTCCGGGTGGGGCGCGCCTGGTCGCGCTCGCTCCACCGGAACGCCAGCATGGCGATGACGCCGGTGCACAGACCGGCGATCGCCGCAGCTGCGGCGACCGCCGCGTTCACGTCCATGGATCCAGGTTAAGCAGGCACGACACCACTTCCACAGCGGTCCGGGGGGCACCTCGAACAGTCGTCGCCCAGAGTTCACCCCGGCGACGGGGTTGATTCACCTGCGGTGCCGGAGTCGGACGCGTTCGCGGCGCAGCGTGCGGACATGGGGCGGAAGGCCGCTCCGGACCGCCCGGGCACAGCCTCAGCAGTAGGCCGAGAGAGGGACACCAGACATGCGCGACGCGTACCACGAGGAACTGGACTCGATCGGAGAAAGCCTGGTCGAGATGGCCCGGCTCGTCGGTTCCGCGATCGGGCGGGCCACGACGTCCATGCTCGACGCCGACCTCAAGCTCGCCGAGAGCGTCATCGCCGCCGACCGGAAGGTCGACGACCTCCAGCACGACCTGGAGGCCCGTGCCATCGCCCTCCTGGCCCGCCAGCAGCCGGTCGCCACCGACCTGCGGATCGTGGTGACCTCGCTGCGCATGAGCGCCGACCTGGAGCGCGCCGGCGACCTGGCCCAGCACGTGGCGAAGCTCGCCCGGCTGCGCTTCCCCGACAGGGCCGTGCCGCAGGACCTGCACGCGACGATCCTGGAGATGGGGCAGCTGGCGCAGCGCCTGATGGCGAAGGCGGCCCAGGTCATCATCACGAAGGACGTCGACCTGGCGCTCCAGCTGGAGCAGGACGACGACGCGATGGACCTGCTGCACCGCACGCTGTTCCAGCACCTGATGGACGACCGCTGGAAGCACGGCATCGAGACGGCGGTGGACGTGACGCTGCTCGGGCGCTACTACGAGCGCTTCGCGGACCACGCGGTGTCGGTGGCCAAGCGCGTGGTCTACCTGGTGACGGGCGAGCACGCGGACGACCTCCAGCAGCCGACCCCGGCCGAGGGCGACTGACGCGGCCCGGCCGCGTCCCCGCCGTTCCGGGCGGCCGGGACCTGGCGACGGGCGACGGGCGGGGGGCCGGGCGGCGGTTGGCGAGCCGGGCGCGGTTGGCGGGCGGGGCGGGCGGCCCCGAGCTTCCGTGCGCCGTTGACGCGCCCGCGGAGCTGGGCATGAATGAGGGCGAGGCGGTCAGTCGCACGAAGTCCCGTATGCCGCGGGGCCCCGCCTCCTGGAGGAGGAACCATGCCCGATTCCCCCGTCCCCATCACCCCGGAGCAGGAGCAGCCGCCGAAGCCCGAGCCGCTGCGGCTCCCGCTGCTCGCGGCCTGCGGCTGCGGCTCCGGCTGCGGCTGCGGCTGCCAGTCCGGTGCCCCCTGCCAGTGCGGCGGCTGACCGGGCCCACCCGGCCGGCCACGCGAAGGGGCCTCCTGCCCGCGGACTCCCGCGGCGGGGGGCCTTTCGCGCGCCCGGCACACCTCCGGCGGTCAGCGCAGGAGCCACTTGCGGGTGAGCTCCATGACCTCCGCGCGGCTGCGGCCGCCGTGGTCCGCCGCGATGAAGTGGGAGCCGATCCGCAGGGAGAAGGTGATCAGGGAGCGGACCTCGACGTCGTCCTCGTCGGCGCAGAAGGCGCGGAACAGCGAGCGCAGGTACTCCATGCGCCGGCTGTCGGCGCGGCGCAGCCGCTCGGCGACGGACTCGTCCCGGCGCGCCCAGTCGCGGATCGCCAGGTCGGCGTCGACGCCGACCACCGGCCCTTCCTCGTACGAGGCGACGATCGTGAACAGCCGGTCCAGGCGCGCCCGGGCGTCTCCCCCGCCGCTCTCGACCAGCTCGATCACCGCCTCGGTGACCTCCCGCTCCCAGGTGTCGAGCATCTCGGTGAGCAGCGCGCCCCGGCTGCCGAAGTAGCCGTAGAAGCCGCCCTTGCTGACGCCGAGCGCCTGCGCGAGCGCCTCGACGCGGACGGCCTCCGGGCCGCCGGCCGCCAGTGCCCGCAGTCCCTCCTCGATCCATCTGCCGCGTGGCGTGCGGGTCGCGCCCATGGTCCGTCCTCTCACCCGACCCGTCTATACGGTGCCGTATAGATGGGTGCTAACCTCGGTCTATACGGCATCGTATAGATAGGGGCTTGCGCATGAGACTCCCCAGTTCCGCCCACACCTCGCGCCCGTGGCGCATCCACGAGATCGCCGGCGACTTCCGGCTTGAGGACGTGTGGGCCCTGCCGACCCCCGGCGGGCCCGACGACCTCGCCCGCCTGGTACGCCAGTTCGCGCGGGGCACGGGGGACCCCGTCCCCTCCTTCCTGGGACGGGCGCTCTTCGCGATCCGGTGGAAGCTCGGCGCCCTGCTCGGCTGGGACACGCCGTCCGGCGGCCTCCGCTCCCGGGTACCGACGCTCCGCGACCGGCTGCCGGCGGACCTCCGCGAGGGCGAGCGGGGCCCGGACCTCGTCGCGGCCCCGTTCACGTCCGTCTACCAGACGCACGACGAGTGGGCGGCGGAGATGGCCAACAAGACCATGCACGGCGTGATGCACATCGGCTGGGTACCGGACGGCGACGGCGGGTACCGCGGCCAGATGGCCGTCCTGGTGAAACCCAACGGCCTGATGGGCGCGGCCTACATGCTGGCCATCAAGCCCTTCCGCTACGTGGGCGTCTACCCGGCCCTGCTCCGCTCGATAGGCGAGGAGTGGCGCAGGAGCACCCCGGCCGCCGCGGACTGACCCGGAGGAACGCGGACCGACCCGGAGGAGCACCGAGAAGCCCCCGCCCGCTGCGAGAACAGCGGACGGGGGCTTCTGCGCGGCTCAGGAGGCCGGAGGCTACTTCTTGCCCTGGTTCTTGACGGCCTCGATGGCGGCCGCGGCCGCGGCCGGGTCGAGGTAGGTGCCGCCCGGGTTGAGGGGCTTGAAGTCGGCGTCGAGCTCGTAGACGAGCGGGATGCCGGTCGGGATGTTCAGGCCCGTGATGTCCTCGTCGGAGATGCTGTCGAGGTGCTTGACCAGACCGCGCAGCGAGTTGCCGTGCGCGGCCACCAGGACCGTGCGGCCCGCCAGCAGGTCGGGGACGATGCCGTCGTACCAGTACGGCAGCATGCGCTCGACGACGTCCTTCAGGCACTCGGTGCGCGGGCGCAGCTCGTTGGGGATCGACGCGTAGCGCGGGTCCTCGGACTGGGAGAACTCCGTACCGTCCTGGAGCACCGGCGGCGGGGTGTCGTAGGAGCGGCGCCACAGCATGAACTGCTCCTCGCCGAACTCCGCGAGGGTCTGCGCCTTGTCCTTGCCCTGCAGCGCGCCGTAGTGGCGCTCGTTCAGGCGCCAGGAGCGGTGCACCGGGATCCAGTGGCGGTCCGCGGACTCCAGCGCGAGCTGCGCGGTGCGGATGGCGCGCTTCTGGAGGGAGGTGTGCAGAACGTCGGGCAGCAGGCCGGCGTCCTTCAGCAGCTCACCGCCACGGACCGCCTCCTTCTCGCCCTTCTCGGTGAGGTTGACGTCCACCCAGCCGGTGAACAGGTTCTTCGCGTTCCATTCGCTCTCGCCGTGGCGGAGGAGGATCAGCTTGTACGGTGCGTCGGCCATGCGTACGAGCCTAATGGACGCGCGAGGGTGTCGATTGACGGCTCGGGTCAATTGGGTGGCGCCCCGAGCCCGCCCCCTCGTAATGTGCACAGCGCCAGAGCGGCACTTACACTCTCGGGGGGATTTCCGTATGTCCGCTGCCAGTCTGATCCGGGCTGCCCGGGAGAGCGTCTCGGGGCTGCCCCGGGCGTTCTGGTGGCTCTGGACGAGCACGCTCGTGAACCGGCTCGGGGCCTTCGTCGCCACCTTCATGACCTTGTACCTGACGCTGGACCGCGGCTACTCGGCCTCCTTCGCGGGACTCGTCGTCGCCCTCCACGGGCTGGGCGGTGTGGTGTCCTCCCTGGTCGCGGGGGTGATGACCGACCGCCTGGGGCGGCGCCCGACGCTGCTGGCGGCCCAGGCCTCGACCGCCCTCTCGGTGGCGCTGCTGGGCTTCATGGAGGACCCGGCGGCGATCGCGGCGGTGGCGCTGCTGGTCGGCATGACCTCGAACGCCTCCCGCCCGGCGGTCGCGGCGATGATGGCGGACATCGTCCGCCCCGAGGACCGGGTACGTGCCTTCGCGCTCAACTACTGGGCCATCAACCTCGGCTTCGCCGTCAGCGCGACCGCGGCGGGACTGATCGCCGAGCACAGCTACCTGGCCGGCTTCCTCGGCGAGGCAGCCCTCACGCTGGTCTGCGCGGTGCTGGTCTACGTCAAGCTGCCCGAGTCCCGCCCCGCGGGCGGCGCCGCCGCGGCCGGCGCCCCCGGCAAGACGGGCGCCGGTACGGAGATCGGGCTGGGGACGGTGCTGCGGGACGGGCGGTTCATGGGTGTGGTCGGCCTGTCGTTCCTGATCTCGCTGATCTTCACGCAGGGCTCTGTGGGCCTGCCGGTCGCGATGGGGTCCGCCGGGTTCTCACCCGGGGACTACGGCCTCGTCATCGCCGTGAACGGCCTGCTGATCGTGGTGCTGCAGATCCCCGTCACCCGCCTCATCGAGCACCGCGACCCGCAGCGGCTGCTGGTCGTCTCGGCGCTGCTGGCCGGCTACGGATTCGCGCTGACGGCATTCGCCGGGCCGCTGTGGGCGTACGCGCTGACGGTGTGCGTGTGGACGCTCGCCGAGATCGTCAACTCGCCGACCCAGATGAGCCTGGTGGTACGTCTCTCGCCGGTGCACGGGCGCGGGCGCTACCAGGGCGTCTACACGATGTCCTGGTCGGTGGCCGCGCTGGTGGCGCCCCTGATGGCGGGCTTCATGATCGACCGCTGGGGCGCGGGCCGGCTGTGGGCGGCCACGGGCGTACTGGGCACGGTGGCGGCGGCCGGCTACTGGCTGCTGATGCGCAACCTGCCCGACGGGGACCGGGATACGCGGCCGACAGCGGCCGGCGGCGGCGCCGCCGACCCGGAGGCGGTGGCGGTGGCGGTGGCGGAAGCACCGCACACCGGACCGGCGCCCGCGCCCGCCGGGCCCGCTGCCACCGGACCGGCTCCCACCGGCCCTGACCCGGTCCGGGCGGGCTGACCGGCGCCGGCGGTCGGGGGGCCGCCGGCGTCAGTCGGCCGGGCCGCCGCCGGGCGCGGCCGCCGACTCGTCCTGCGGGCGCGTCAGGTGCTTGAAGGCGTCGAGGTTGAAGGTCGGCTCGCCGCGCGAGACCCGCCACTCGTACTCGCGCCGGATCGCGCTCGCGAAGCCCAGCTCCAGCAGGGTGTTGAAGGAACCGTCCGCGGCCTCCAGCACCGTGCCGAGCAGCCGGTCCAGCTCCTCCGGGGTGACCACCGATAGGGGCAGGCGGGCCGTCAGGTAGATGTCGCCGAGGCGGTCCACCGCGTACGCCATCCCGTACAGCTTGAGGTTGCGCTCCAGCAGCCAGCGGTGGACGCCCGCCTCGTTCTCGTCGGGGTGGCGGATCACGAAGGCGTTGACCGACAGCGAGTGCCGGCCGACCCGGATCGAGCAGGTGGTGCTGAGCTTGCGCGTACCGGGGAGCTGGACGACGTAGGTGCCCGGCCGGGGGCTCTCCCAGCTCAGCTCCGCGCCGGTGAGCGCGCTCTCGATGATCTCGGCGGTGTCAGCCATGGTGGGAGCGTACGCGACGGCGGTGATCGTGCATCGCCGCCGTGTAGACGTCCGCCGTGCCGGCGGCGGCCGTGTCCCAGCCGAAGAACTGCGCGTGCCGCGCCGCCTCGGCCCCCATCCGGTCCGCGAGCCGGGGCTCGTCGACGAAGCGGCGCAGCTGCCGCGCGTAGTCCGCCGGGTCGTGTCCGGGTACGAGGATCCCCGTGACGCCGTCGTCGACGGCGACGGGCAGCCCGCCGACCTCGGCGGCCAGCACCGGGGTGCCGGCGGCCTGGGCCTCTATCGCGACGAGCCCGAAGGACTCGCTGTAGGACGGCATGACGAGCACGGACGCCGCCCGGAACCAGTCGGCGAGGCCGTCCTGGGCGACCGGCGGGTGGAAGTGCACGAGGTCGGCGATCCCCAGCTGCGCGGCGAGCTTCTGCAGGCCCTCGGGCTTGGCGAGGCCGCTGCCGCTCGGGCCGCCGACGACGGGGACGAAGAGGCGGCGGCGCAGCGAGGGGTCGCGGTCGACGAGGACGGCCACGGCGCGCAGCAGGATGTCCGGGGCCTTCAGCGGCTGGATGCGCCCGGCGAAGAGGGGTATGACGGCGTCCTGCGGGAGGCCGAGGCGGGCCCGGGCGGCGGCCCGGCCGTCGCCGACGGTGAAGCGGTCGAGGTTCACGCCGGGGTGTACGACGGCCACCTTGGCGGGGTCGGCCTCGTAGTGGCGGACGAGCTCGTCGGCTTCCTCGGCGGTGTTGGCGATGAGGCGGTCGGCGGCGGAGACGATCTGGGTCTCGCCGATGACGCGGGCGGCGGGCTCGGGGGTGTCGCCCTCGGCCAGCGCCGCGTTCTTGACCTTGGCCATGGTGTGCATGGCGTGGACGAGGGGCACGCCCCAGCGTTCGGCGGCGAGCCAGCCCACGTGCCCGGAGAGCCAGTAGTGGGAGTGGACGAGGTCGTAGTAGCCGGGGCGGTGGCCGGCCCAGGCCTGCATCACGCCGTGGGTGAAGGCGCACAGCTGGGCCGGGAGCTCCTCCTTGGCGAGGCCCTCGTAGGGGCCGGCGTCCACATGGCGTACGAGGACGCCGGGGGCCAGCTCCACCACGGGCGGGAGCCCGCCGGTGGTGGCGCGGGTGAAGATCTCGACGTCGATGTTGATCGCGGCGAGTCGGCGGGCCAGCTCCACGATGTAGACGTTCATCCCGCCGGCGTCTCCGGTGCCGGGCTGGTGCAGCGGTGAGGTGTGCACGCTGAGCATGGCCACGCGGCGCGGTTTGCGGTGGTGGCCGACGGCCGGCAGGCGCAGCCGGGGCGGTTCGTGGCGGGTGGCGGCGCGGGCGGCGGCGAGGCGCCCGCTGAGGCTGCCGCCGAGGCGGGACACGTACTGGCTCAAGGAAGCGCTTCCTCTCGGCTCGGACGGTGCGCGCTCGGACGCTCGGACGGCATGGCTGACGGCATGGCTGCGGGGGCGCGTGGGGCGCCCTGCAAGGAGTGCAACCCGGATGGCCGTCCCCCGCATTCCGGGGTGCCCGGTTTTCCTGCGCCTCCCCCCTGTTTCTTGGTGCTTTCTTGGGGCGCGGCGGGCTTTTGCGGGCGTGCGGGCGGTTTTCACCGCGCGGGGGCGCTCCGCTTACCCTCGGCTCATGGCCTCCCGCAGTACCCCGTCACCCAGCCGCGCCCCCGGCCGTCCTGTGGGTTCGGTGACGCGCGGGACGACGAACCCGAACCGGCTGCGCCGGATGGACCGCTGGATCGCGGCCGCCCACGGGGCGGCGCTGCGCCGTGCGGGGGACGCGGTGGCGGTGGACCTCGGCTACGGGGCCGCGCCGTGGACGGCGGTCGAGCTGCTGGCGCGGCTGCGCGACGCGGCGCCGCGGGTGCGGGTGGTCGGCATCGAGATCGAGCCGGCCCGGGTGGCCGGGGCGAAGCCGTACGAGCGGGAGGGGCTGAGCTTCCGGCACGGCGGCTTCGAGGTCCCGCTGGACGGCGGGGAGCGGGCGATGCTGATCCGCGCGGCGAACGTACTGCGCCAGTACGACGAGGAGCAGGTCGCCGAGGTCTGGGCACGGCTGTGCGCGCGGCTGGCGCCGGGCGGCCTGCTGGTGGAGGGGACCTGCGACGAGATCGGACGGCGGCACGTGTGGGTGGCGCTGGGGCCGGAGGGGCCGCGCACGGTGACGTTCGCGACCCGGCTCGGCTCCCTGGAGCGCCCCTCGGACCTCGCGGAGCGGCTGCCGAAGGCACTGATCCACCGGAACGTGCCGGGTGAGCCGGTTTACGCGTTCCTGCGGGACTTCGACCGGGCCTGGGCCGCGGCGGCGCCGTACGCCTCGTACGGGGCGCGGCAGCGCTGGATCCGGACGGCGCGGGCGCTGTCCGCGGACTGGCCGCTGGCGGACGGTCCGGGGCGGTGGCGGCAGGGGGAACTGACGCTGCGCTGGGAGGCGTTGCGCCCGGTGGGGTGAATGCGGTGCGGCGGGGAACCGGGGGCGCGGGTGCCCCGTTGATCCGTGAGGGGCAGGGCTCGGGGTCCGTTGGGGCAGACAAGATCGAAACGGTATCCACAAGGGTGTCGGAATTCATCGACTCGTGGCACCATCCCGATGGCAGTGCGAAGTTACTGATGAATAGTCAGATCTGAGTCCAGGTCTGGCTCGGGTGCCTGGGGGGACCATGGGGTCGGTAAGGCGACGGCGAGGCGCAAGCACGCTCGTGCTGCTGTGCGCGATGGCGGTGCTGGCGGCGCCGGACCTGGCGACGGGCACGGCATACGCGGCTCCGGCCGCACCGGGGGCTCCGGCCGCACCGGGGGCTCCGGCCGCACCGGGGGCTCCGGCCGCTCCCCTGCCGGGGCCGGGCGGCAAGTCCCTGGAGCAGGTCCGCAAGGACATCGACGAGCTGTACAGGCAGGCGGGCTCCGCCACGGACGCCTACAACCTCGCCGAGGCCGAGACCAAGGCCCAGTCGGACAAGATCGTCGAGATCGCCAACCTGGTCGTCGCGGGCAAGGAGCGGATCGCCACGCTCAAGAACCGCGCGGGCGCCGCGGCCCGCGCACAGTACCGCGCGGGCGGCCTGCCGCCGGGCGCGCGGCTGGCGTTGAGCGACGACCCGAACCAGTTCCTGGACGGGGCGGGCCGGTTGCGGCAGGGCGAGAAGGCCGCCTCGGACCTCCTGTCCGAACTGGACCGCACCCAGACCGACTTGCAGCGCTACGCGGAGGAGGCGAGCGAGCGCTGGAAGAAGCTGGAGGCGAACCGGGTCAAGCAGGAGGAGTCCAAGAAGCAGATCGAGGAGAAGATCAAGGCGGCGGAGGAGCTGGAGAGCAAGCTGGAGGCCGAGGAGAAGGCCCGGCTGATCCAGCTGGAGCAGGAAGCCCAGTACCGGGCGCAGACGGCATGGCTGTCCACGGGCGCGATGAAGGACGTCAACGGCAAGGCGACCGACGCCGGCAAGCGGGCCGTGCAGTTCGCCACCGCCCAGATGGGCAAGCCGTACAAGTGGGGCGCGGTGGGCCCGGACTCCTTCGACTGCTCCGGGCTGACCTCGCAGGCCTGGCGCGCGGCGGGGCGCGGCATCCCGCGCACCTCGCAGGAGCAGCTGCGGCTGCTGCCGAAGGTGGCGCTCAAGGACATGCGGCCCGGGGACCTGATCATCTACTTCGACGACGCGAGCCATGTCGGCATGTACGTGGGGGACGGTGCGATGGTGCACGCGCCGCGGCCCGGGCGCGATGTGACGCTGGCCGGAGCGGGCTCCATGCCGATCAAGGCGGTGGTCCGCCCGGACGCCTGACCCTTGCCCTGGCCGGGCGCTGCCCCTGCCCTCCGGCTGCGGGCCGGTGGCTGCGCCTCAATCGCCGGCGGGGCTGGGTCTGGTGCCCCTGATCGGGGTCGGTTGTGGGGGGTGGGGGTGCGGGGCCGCCGGGGGTGTCTCCTCGGCTCGCGCGGTGCCGCACCTCTCGGCCATACCCGGTGGTGCGCGCTCGTCCTGCGGGGACACCCCCCACCGTCCCCACACCCCCACCCCGGCCGCCCCGCCCGGCGTCCGGGCCGTGGGGTGGGGACACTCCGGGGGCTCCCCGCAGGCCGAGGCGCAACCACCGGGTAGGGCCGAGAAGTGCAGAACGCGCCGAGCCGAGGAGAGCCCCCGGAGGGGCACCACCCCACCCAAAACGCTCCCGGCCCGGGGGCACCACCCCCAAGCCCCGCCGGCGATTGAGGCGCGGCCACCGGGCCGCAGCCGGGCGCAGCCGGGCCGCAGCCGGCCGCAGCCGGAGGCAACCCCGTAGACGTGGGCAACGTCTCGTTGGACGGGACGGAAACGCGGCCCCGCCGTGACCTTTGTCATCCAGTGAGGCCGATTTTCCCCCGTGATGACGGCATATGACGGAGGCCCGCGCCAAGAACGGCATTCCGTTTGCGGGGCAGGGACCGCTAGGGTCTGCCGGACGAGCGCACCCTCGGGGGGAGGGAAGGAACCGGAAACGATGCCCGTACCCGTACCGCGGCAGAGGGAGACCCCTGCCACGGAGAGCGGTCAGGCCGTTCTGCACACCGCCGCACCGCCTGCCTCCACAGGTGCCGGCGCCGCACAGGCGACCCCTCAGACCACCGCCCTGACCCTCCTGGTCATCGAGGACGACCCCGCCGGCGGGCTCACCGTCCCCGAGATCCTCGACACCGACGGC
This DNA window, taken from Streptomyces sp. TN58, encodes the following:
- a CDS encoding sensor histidine kinase, which gives rise to MDVNAAVAAAAAIAGLCTGVIAMLAFRWSERDQARPTRSSMRPDINAILPPGVDTVLSVLRSSAVVLDEGDAVVKASSAAYALGLVRGGKLAVEPMLHMARETRRDGEIRQVELDLPRRGTGRGEALAVSARVAPLGSRLVLLLVEDLTEARRIEAVRRDFVANVSHELKTPVGAISLLSEAVMDAADDPEAVSRFAGRMQIESTRLINLVQELIDLSRVQNDDPLEDAEPVRVDTLVAEAVDRCRQAATSKQITMAVGGTSDLRVWGNRGQLAAALGNLVENAVNYSPARTRVGIAARRVTAPGGDLIEIAVTDQGIGIPEKDRERIFERFYRVDPARSRATGGTGLGLAIVKHVAASHGGEVSVWSSEGQGSTFTLRLPEAAASAPAPAAPSAHPTPA
- a CDS encoding MDR family MFS transporter; protein product: MSAASLIRAARESVSGLPRAFWWLWTSTLVNRLGAFVATFMTLYLTLDRGYSASFAGLVVALHGLGGVVSSLVAGVMTDRLGRRPTLLAAQASTALSVALLGFMEDPAAIAAVALLVGMTSNASRPAVAAMMADIVRPEDRVRAFALNYWAINLGFAVSATAAGLIAEHSYLAGFLGEAALTLVCAVLVYVKLPESRPAGGAAAAGAPGKTGAGTEIGLGTVLRDGRFMGVVGLSFLISLIFTQGSVGLPVAMGSAGFSPGDYGLVIAVNGLLIVVLQIPVTRLIEHRDPQRLLVVSALLAGYGFALTAFAGPLWAYALTVCVWTLAEIVNSPTQMSLVVRLSPVHGRGRYQGVYTMSWSVAALVAPLMAGFMIDRWGAGRLWAATGVLGTVAAAGYWLLMRNLPDGDRDTRPTAAGGGAADPEAVAVAVAEAPHTGPAPAPAGPAATGPAPTGPDPVRAG
- a CDS encoding DUF2867 domain-containing protein, producing the protein MRLPSSAHTSRPWRIHEIAGDFRLEDVWALPTPGGPDDLARLVRQFARGTGDPVPSFLGRALFAIRWKLGALLGWDTPSGGLRSRVPTLRDRLPADLREGERGPDLVAAPFTSVYQTHDEWAAEMANKTMHGVMHIGWVPDGDGGYRGQMAVLVKPNGLMGAAYMLAIKPFRYVGVYPALLRSIGEEWRRSTPAAAD
- a CDS encoding phosphoglyceromutase: MADAPYKLILLRHGESEWNAKNLFTGWVDVNLTEKGEKEAVRGGELLKDAGLLPDVLHTSLQKRAIRTAQLALESADRHWIPVHRSWRLNERHYGALQGKDKAQTLAEFGEEQFMLWRRSYDTPPPVLQDGTEFSQSEDPRYASIPNELRPRTECLKDVVERMLPYWYDGIVPDLLAGRTVLVAAHGNSLRGLVKHLDSISDEDITGLNIPTGIPLVYELDADFKPLNPGGTYLDPAAAAAAIEAVKNQGKK
- a CDS encoding YbjN domain-containing protein, translated to MADTAEIIESALTGAELSWESPRPGTYVVQLPGTRKLSTTCSIRVGRHSLSVNAFVIRHPDENEAGVHRWLLERNLKLYGMAYAVDRLGDIYLTARLPLSVVTPEELDRLLGTVLEAADGSFNTLLELGFASAIRREYEWRVSRGEPTFNLDAFKHLTRPQDESAAAPGGGPAD
- the phoU gene encoding phosphate signaling complex protein PhoU produces the protein MRDAYHEELDSIGESLVEMARLVGSAIGRATTSMLDADLKLAESVIAADRKVDDLQHDLEARAIALLARQQPVATDLRIVVTSLRMSADLERAGDLAQHVAKLARLRFPDRAVPQDLHATILEMGQLAQRLMAKAAQVIITKDVDLALQLEQDDDAMDLLHRTLFQHLMDDRWKHGIETAVDVTLLGRYYERFADHAVSVAKRVVYLVTGEHADDLQQPTPAEGD
- a CDS encoding response regulator transcription factor, with protein sequence MTRVLVVEDEESFSDALSYMLRKEGFEVAIAATGPDGLDEFERNGADLVLLDLMLPGLPGTEVCRQLRGRSNVPVIMVTAKDSEIDKVVGLEIGADDYVTKPFSSRELVARIRAVLRRRGEPEEVTPAALEAGPVRMDVDRHVVTVAGDKVDLPLKEFDLLEMLLRNAGRVLTRMQLIDRVWGADYVGDTKTLDVHVKRLRAKIEPDPGAPRYLVTVRGLGYKFEP
- a CDS encoding TetR/AcrR family transcriptional regulator → MGATRTPRGRWIEEGLRALAAGGPEAVRVEALAQALGVSKGGFYGYFGSRGALLTEMLDTWEREVTEAVIELVESGGGDARARLDRLFTIVASYEEGPVVGVDADLAIRDWARRDESVAERLRRADSRRMEYLRSLFRAFCADEDDVEVRSLITFSLRIGSHFIAADHGGRSRAEVMELTRKWLLR